A window of Kyrpidia spormannii genomic DNA:
ACCGTCCTCGGCGATTTGGCGAATCGTTTTAAACACACTCTCCACGATTACCGGCGCCAGTCCCATCGACGGTTCATCCAGCATGAGCAGATCGGGCTTCGGGGCGAGAGCCCTGGCAATGGCCAGCATTTGTTGTTCGCCGCCGCTCAACGTACCTCCCAACTGGTGGTAACGTTCCCGAAGGCGGGGAAACAGGTTGAGGGCGTATTCCAGACGTTCTCCGGCGTTCACCCGATCCCTCACCCGGTCTAAAGCCACCAAAAGATTCTCTTTAACCGTCATATCGGAGAAGATGTGCCTGCCTTGAGGAACGTGAGCGATCCCCATGCGCAAGAGCCGCGCCGGGGAAATCCCGACGAGGTCCTGTCCCTGGTACAAGACCTGGCCGCCGCCTGGGCGAATCAAACCGGAAATCACGCGCAAAAGTGTCGTCTTCCCCACACCGTTAGCTCCCAGCAGCCCCACCACCTCACCCCGGTGAACCGTCAAATTCACACCGTGAAGGATTTGGATTTCTCCATAGCCGCCGACCACATTCCGAACCTCAAGCACCGCCCGCGCCCCCCAGATACGCCTCGACCACCCGCTTGTCCCGGGCTATGGCCTCGGGTAGACCTTCGGCAATTTTTTCCCCGTTATCCATCACCATTACCCGTTCGGCAACCCGCATCAAGACTCGCATGTTGTGTTCCACCAGCACCACCGCAATCCCCGCTTCTTTGCAGCGCACGATCAGGTCGGCCATTTGCAAGGATTCTTGAGGATTAAAACCTGCCGTCGGTTCGTCCAAAAGGAGGATCTTCGGCCGAATCATCAACGCCCTGGCCATTTCTACGCGTCGCCGTTCCTGAAGGGAAAGGTGATCCGCTATAACTGACTCCTGGCCGGCCATATCCACGAAGTTCAAAACCTCCCGGGCCCGTTCCACCAGTTGCTGTTCGGACCGTTTCCAAACACGGCGACGAAAAAGAATATCCACCAAATTTCGGTCGGCGTGAACATGACCCCCGACCAGAACGTTTTCCATCACCGTTCCACCCCTCAACAAACGAACGGTTTGAAAACTCCGTCCAACTCCCAAGGAAGCGAGGACCCATGGTGGTGGATTGACCCGCCCTGCCACGACGAACGACCCCTCGGACGGTCGCTGTAAACCCGACAGCACATTTAATAACGTGGATTTCCCGGCACCATTGGGCCCGATGATCCCGAGAATCTCATCACTCCTGATCTGCAGGTCAACACGCCGTACCGCCCACAGTCCTCCGAACCGTACGGAAACCTGTTGGATATCCGCAAGGACCTCCTTCATGCCGCCGGCCTCCTCGCCCGGGCCTTACTCACCGGAAGTCGATTGCGCCGAAAGCCTGTGAAAAGAACCGGATAAACCCCTTCAGGCATAAACACGATCACTGCAACCAGAAGCGCACCAAAAATGACCAGTCGCAAACCGCCCAAGCTTCGGAGCAGCTCCCCGATGAACGACAACAAGGCCGCACCGACGAGCGGGCCGAATAACGTTCCCACTCCGCCAATAATGGCGGTGATCAAAATCATGATGGACTGGTTCAAATCAAAGACATCCGGGCTCACAAAATTGATGGCACCCGCATACAAGGCGCCAGCCAAGCCGGCAATAGCA
This region includes:
- a CDS encoding ABC transporter ATP-binding protein, translating into MLEVRNVVGGYGEIQILHGVNLTVHRGEVVGLLGANGVGKTTLLRVISGLIRPGGGQVLYQGQDLVGISPARLLRMGIAHVPQGRHIFSDMTVKENLLVALDRVRDRVNAGERLEYALNLFPRLRERYHQLGGTLSGGEQQMLAIARALAPKPDLLMLDEPSMGLAPVIVESVFKTIRQIAEDGTTILLVEQNATAALHVVDRVYVMETGTIVHQSERLDDSELQRIKEVYLGLSDS
- a CDS encoding ABC transporter ATP-binding protein, coding for MKEVLADIQQVSVRFGGLWAVRRVDLQIRSDEILGIIGPNGAGKSTLLNVLSGLQRPSEGSFVVAGRVNPPPWVLASLGVGRSFQTVRLLRGGTVMENVLVGGHVHADRNLVDILFRRRVWKRSEQQLVERAREVLNFVDMAGQESVIADHLSLQERRRVEMARALMIRPKILLLDEPTAGFNPQESLQMADLIVRCKEAGIAVVLVEHNMRVLMRVAERVMVMDNGEKIAEGLPEAIARDKRVVEAYLGGAGGA